The segment GTTCCGACGCCCGCCAACACCACGACGAGGGCGATGAACACGCCCAGGGCGATCCGCTTGCCGCGGCTCATCTTCTTCTTGCGGCGCGTCGAGTACTGAGCGGCATCGCGCGCATACGCTTGCGCTGCGGCACGCGGGGTCGACGAGGAATCGTAGTCGAAGGCGGCTTTGAAGGAACCCTGCTCTGCGCCGTCGGCGACGGAGTGGGTCTTCGGGCTCGGTTTCTCGTTCTTTTTCCGAGCGTGCTTTCCTGCCATGTAATCTCCTTCAAGCGCGGGCGAAAGCCCGCTCTGTGCATTCAAAACCCGCAAGGCAATCGGCTCGGCGTTCAGTGTGAAGCCGTCGGACGCCCGGATACGCGGTCGATGATCGAACCCGTTTATCTTACCACCCCGACCCTTTCGCCATAGAACGGGCATCCCGGAGCGACAAGGGGAACACAGTGTAATCGCTGGATTACATCGATGTGTAACGGCGAAGTTACGCTAGCCTCATGGATTACCGCATCGACACGCCCTTCGCTCACACGCCCGAACCCCCTGCTGGGGAACTCGGCGCCGCTTTGGGATACAACGTCAGGCGCCTGCGGACAGAACAGCACCTCACCAAGCAGACGTTCGCAATGATGGTGGGCATCGGCAGGCCCTTCCTCGACAAGATAGAAAGCGGCGAGGCGGATCCGAGGCTTTCCCTCGTCATCCGCCTCGCCGATGCGCTTTCGGTAACTCCCGAAGACCTCCTGGCCCTCAGCCTCTAGCAGAACCTGTCGACGAAGCCGCGCACATCGTCGCCCAGCTCGGAAACCACCGCATCGGCAGCCGAGGCGCTTGGCCCGCTCGCGAACAGATATGCCTTCACCTTCGGCTCGGTTCCGCTGGGCCTGAACACCACCTTGTGCCCGCCCTCCACGATGAATTCCACCACGTTCGCGGGCGGCAGGCCCTTTTCTCCGGGCTGGTAATCGACCCTCTCGGCCACGATGCGGCCCGCAAGGCAGGTAGGGGGATCGTTTCGCAGGCAGGCCATGAGGTCGGCCATGCTGGCCGCCCCGTCCGCGCCCGGGAACGAGAACGACAGCGTCTTGTTGCGGAAATACCCGTGCTCTTCGTAGAGCGCGCACATGGCTTGCGCGAGGTTCATCCCCCGCGCTTTGTAGTACCGCGCCATCTGGCAGATCAGCATCGAGGCGTCCACGGCGTCTTTGTCGCGCACGTACGTGCCGTTCAGGTACCCGTAGCTCTCCTCGAATCCGAAGAGGAAGCGCCCCTCTTCGCCGCAGGCCTCGAGTTCGCCGATGATCTCGCCGATGTACTTGAACCCGGTCAGCACGCGCCGAACCGAAAACCCGTACTTCCCCGCAAGCGCGTCCACCATGGTGGACGACACGATCGTGGTCACGGCGATTCTCCCATCGAGGGCGCCGCCCTCCTCCACCGCGCGGCGGGCCAGGTAGTCGAGAAGCAGCACGCCCATCTCGTTGCCGGTGAGCAGGACGTATTCGCCCT is part of the Berryella intestinalis genome and harbors:
- a CDS encoding helix-turn-helix domain-containing protein, encoding MDYRIDTPFAHTPEPPAGELGAALGYNVRRLRTEQHLTKQTFAMMVGIGRPFLDKIESGEADPRLSLVIRLADALSVTPEDLLALSL